The DNA segment ACTTCATGAACTCTCTTTCTACCCATAGTCTGGATAGATCAACGCAATGGTTAAAACATTTTGTTATGGAGCACTAGCTCTCATGGATTTTACCAGTATCTATCGGATTGTGGCAGATCTTGATGTGAAAAATGGATCGATGCACCATCCCCTCCAGCCTTAATGCGTCATTTCATAGCGCCGATAAGCACATCGAGCATCAGGGCTGCGAAAAGCACAGCTCTGTAGTTTGCTCCCTGGTAGAAGAGCTTCTCGCCTCTTGATGGTGTGGGGTTTCTGACGAAATCCGCGCACTGGATGAGCATCCATACACCTGAGAGGATGGCTGCTGCATGGTAGAGAGCGCCGAGTCCCGAGGATATGCCAAGAAGCACCGAGAGGATCACGCCTGCGGTCCAGAAGGCTGCCACAAGCCTCGATGTGAGTGGTATCCCGTAAGTGGCAGGGGTTGTGGGTATGCCCTTTGCCCGATCTCCTGGGACATCCCTGGAGGCATCGCAGTTCGTGAACCCCCAGTCAGTTATGCAGATCATGAGGCCAAGAATGAGGGCTGCAGGATGAAAACCAGGACCGGGCATGAGGAATCCTGCAGGCGATATGGCGAGCCAGACGCCCACAGGAACCATGCCGTACGCCAGCCCGACGAACAGCCAGCTCAGCGGCGTTCTCCGCTTCGCCCATGCGGAGTAAACGGTTATGATCGCGGTGGCGGCGAAGAGCATAACCAGGCTCTCCGGGTTGAGGTAAGCGGCTGCAGCAGCGGCGAGAACGAGAAGGATGATGGCGTAAATACCGGCGCCGCGTCTGCTGACCTTAGACGAGGGGATGGGCCTGCCCGGCATCGCCACCCTGTCAACATCAACATCAACATAATCGTTGAAGACGTAT comes from the Methanothrix sp. genome and includes:
- a CDS encoding UbiA family prenyltransferase — protein: MDVRAYLELLRPPLAPMDLALPAAAALLSAYATTGSLPGAAPFLIATIGAYFATTSAYVFNDYVDVDVDRVAMPGRPIPSSKVSRRGAGIYAIILLVLAAAAAAYLNPESLVMLFAATAIITVYSAWAKRRTPLSWLFVGLAYGMVPVGVWLAISPAGFLMPGPGFHPAALILGLMICITDWGFTNCDASRDVPGDRAKGIPTTPATYGIPLTSRLVAAFWTAGVILSVLLGISSGLGALYHAAAILSGVWMLIQCADFVRNPTPSRGEKLFYQGANYRAVLFAALMLDVLIGAMK